A genomic region of Devosia ginsengisoli contains the following coding sequences:
- a CDS encoding ABC transporter ATP-binding protein: protein MAGIRIENVRKSFGVLEVLKGFSLDVADGEFVVLVGPSGCGKSTMLKILAGLDDATSGQILIGDREVTDVAPGDRDVAMVFQNYALYPHLTVARNMGFGLKMRGMGRAEIDRRVREAARILDVEHLLDRRPKQLSGGQRQRVALGRAIVREPQAFLMDEPLSNLDAKLRVHMRAEIGALHKRLGVTTIYVTHDQIEAMTMADRIVIMRDGAIQQIADPDTMFQHPANLFVAGFIGSPGMNFMRSIVTMGPKGPQLRLFGQDVPVDRPIADLAGKPVIVGLRPEHFAAGPGPVSFTVTPRLIESLGSEKYLYIEVPEENRGAIAATRGEDDHRGDSVIARIMDVGAIPPSEAITLSFDPSRLYLFDAETHVTIAG from the coding sequence ATGGCCGGAATCCGTATCGAAAATGTCCGTAAATCCTTCGGCGTGCTGGAGGTCCTCAAGGGCTTCTCGCTCGATGTCGCCGATGGCGAATTCGTCGTGCTGGTCGGCCCGTCGGGCTGCGGCAAGTCCACCATGCTGAAAATCCTCGCCGGGCTGGACGATGCCACATCGGGCCAGATCCTGATCGGCGATCGCGAAGTGACCGATGTCGCCCCCGGCGACCGCGACGTGGCCATGGTGTTCCAGAACTACGCGCTCTATCCCCACCTCACCGTGGCCCGCAACATGGGGTTCGGGCTCAAGATGCGCGGCATGGGTCGCGCCGAGATCGACCGCCGCGTGCGCGAGGCCGCCAGAATCCTCGATGTCGAACACCTGCTCGACCGTCGCCCCAAGCAATTGTCGGGCGGCCAGCGGCAGCGGGTCGCCCTGGGCCGCGCCATCGTGCGCGAGCCGCAGGCTTTCCTCATGGACGAACCGCTGAGCAATCTCGATGCCAAGCTGCGCGTGCATATGCGGGCCGAGATCGGCGCTTTGCACAAACGGCTGGGCGTCACCACCATCTATGTGACGCATGACCAGATCGAGGCCATGACCATGGCCGACCGCATCGTCATCATGCGCGACGGCGCCATCCAGCAGATCGCCGATCCCGACACCATGTTCCAGCATCCGGCCAATCTGTTCGTCGCCGGCTTCATCGGCTCGCCGGGCATGAATTTCATGCGCTCCATCGTGACCATGGGGCCAAAAGGTCCGCAACTGCGCCTGTTCGGCCAGGATGTGCCGGTCGATCGCCCCATTGCCGATCTGGCCGGCAAGCCCGTCATCGTCGGCCTGCGCCCCGAGCATTTCGCGGCCGGTCCCGGCCCGGTCAGCTTCACCGTCACGCCGCGCCTGATCGAAAGCCTGGGCAGCGAGAAATATCTCTATATCGAAGTGCCCGAGGAAAACCGGGGCGCCATCGCGGCCACGCGCGGCGAGGACGATCATCGCGGCGATTCCGTCATCGCCCGCATCATGGATGTTGGCGCCATTCCCCCGTCCGAGGCGATCACCCTTTCCTTTGATCCGTCACGCCTCTATCTGTTCGACGCAGAGACACATGTGACGATCGCCGGCTAA
- a CDS encoding carbohydrate ABC transporter permease codes for MSRLPLLDLARPSRRHWLGYLLLAPAVVLIALIIIYPLIVSFDISFQKVDIVRLDRRAPFTFANYQQLFGSAEFWMSCWVTLKLVVVVTACCVALGLATALLVNNRFRGRTVARLLVALPWAVPEIIAVVIFAWIFDSSFGLMNWLFFRLGLINETINWFSDPNAAFVAVVVTMVWKGYPFVSIMALAGLQSIPEDYYNAARVDGANAWNRFTNITIPSLMPVLGVTMVLVLLWVFRDFSIINVMTGGGPLKSTQTLSIMTYEHAFGFFKMGYASAVGVVTLIFCVLASLLMIGRKADGIY; via the coding sequence ATGAGCCGCCTTCCTCTTCTTGACCTGGCGCGGCCGAGCCGCCGGCACTGGCTGGGCTATCTGCTGCTGGCGCCGGCCGTGGTGCTGATCGCGCTGATCATCATCTATCCGCTCATCGTCTCCTTCGATATTTCCTTCCAGAAGGTCGACATCGTCCGGCTGGACCGGCGAGCGCCGTTCACCTTCGCCAACTATCAGCAATTGTTCGGCTCGGCCGAATTCTGGATGTCCTGCTGGGTCACGCTCAAGCTCGTCGTGGTCGTCACCGCGTGCTGCGTGGCGCTCGGGCTGGCGACGGCATTGCTGGTCAATAACCGCTTCCGTGGCCGCACCGTGGCGCGCCTGCTGGTGGCTTTGCCATGGGCCGTGCCCGAGATCATCGCCGTCGTCATCTTCGCCTGGATTTTCGATTCATCCTTCGGCCTGATGAACTGGCTGTTCTTCCGGCTGGGCCTCATCAACGAGACCATCAACTGGTTCTCCGACCCCAATGCGGCCTTTGTCGCCGTGGTCGTCACCATGGTGTGGAAGGGCTATCCCTTCGTTTCGATCATGGCGCTGGCGGGCCTGCAATCCATCCCCGAAGACTATTACAATGCCGCGCGCGTCGATGGCGCCAATGCCTGGAACCGCTTCACCAATATCACCATCCCCTCGCTGATGCCGGTGCTCGGCGTCACCATGGTTTTGGTGCTGCTCTGGGTGTTCCGCGACTTCTCCATCATCAACGTGATGACCGGCGGCGGCCCGCTCAAATCGACGCAGACCCTTTCCATCATGACCTACGAGCATGCCTTCGGCTTCTTCAAGATGGGCTATGCCTCGGCCGTCGGCGTGGTGACGCTGATCTTCTGCGTCCTGGCCAGCCTGCTGATGATCGGCCGCAAGGCCGACGGCATCTACTGA
- a CDS encoding ABC transporter substrate-binding protein, translated as MFKGLSARGGLRKAGLALALSTALVAGAFSPMLAAAQETTLKFVSWQNDEPGVGGWWASLIEEFKAQHPGVEVEWTKVERAAFADTMTTLFAGGSPPDIVHLASFEFQRFANEGWLEDLGPWFDKGGVGLDGWAGQQICEFNGETACVMMLYFGYIMAYNQAILDAEGLAAPTNYEELLEVARKTTKDLNGDGIIDQFGLHHPTKVGGGQYVTEMLNYVLDAGGRWTNAEGQVTINTPEVIEGLTRWKTIVTEGLMPRDLSSGETRQLLADGKIAVGLDGPWLVPILAKGAASADVKIVADPLSPPVGGSSNVLGMSKDISDEHKALVWDFIQLAMSDEFQSSYATLAASPAPSPRADITEATAVTPEFGLLVEGAQAASAEGIDRIPAGLEIQYNEFAKMVMEESQRMIIEDLDPAAVAATMQARAEELQNQ; from the coding sequence ATGTTCAAGGGATTGTCTGCGCGGGGAGGGCTCCGCAAGGCCGGCCTGGCCCTGGCTTTGTCTACGGCTCTGGTGGCCGGCGCTTTCTCGCCCATGCTGGCGGCAGCGCAGGAAACCACGCTGAAATTCGTGTCCTGGCAGAATGACGAGCCGGGTGTCGGTGGCTGGTGGGCCAGCCTGATCGAAGAGTTCAAGGCCCAGCATCCGGGCGTCGAGGTCGAATGGACCAAGGTGGAGCGCGCCGCTTTCGCCGACACCATGACCACGCTCTTCGCCGGTGGCTCCCCGCCTGACATCGTTCACCTGGCTTCGTTCGAGTTCCAGCGCTTCGCCAATGAAGGCTGGCTCGAAGACCTCGGCCCGTGGTTCGACAAGGGCGGCGTCGGCCTCGATGGCTGGGCCGGCCAGCAGATCTGCGAGTTCAACGGCGAAACCGCCTGCGTGATGATGCTCTATTTCGGCTATATCATGGCCTATAACCAGGCCATCCTCGACGCCGAAGGCCTTGCCGCGCCGACCAATTACGAAGAGCTTCTGGAAGTGGCCCGCAAGACCACCAAGGACCTCAATGGCGACGGCATTATCGACCAGTTCGGCCTGCACCACCCGACCAAGGTCGGCGGCGGCCAGTATGTCACCGAAATGCTGAACTATGTGCTCGATGCCGGTGGCCGCTGGACCAATGCCGAAGGCCAGGTGACCATCAACACGCCCGAAGTGATCGAGGGCCTGACCCGCTGGAAGACCATCGTCACCGAAGGCCTGATGCCGCGCGACCTGTCCTCGGGCGAAACCCGCCAGCTGCTGGCCGATGGCAAGATCGCCGTGGGTCTCGACGGTCCGTGGCTGGTGCCGATCCTCGCCAAGGGCGCAGCTTCCGCCGACGTCAAGATCGTCGCCGATCCGCTGAGCCCGCCGGTGGGTGGTTCGTCCAACGTGCTGGGCATGTCCAAGGATATTTCCGATGAGCACAAGGCGCTGGTCTGGGATTTCATCCAGCTCGCCATGAGCGACGAATTCCAGTCGAGCTATGCCACGCTTGCCGCCTCGCCGGCCCCGAGCCCGCGCGCCGACATTACCGAGGCTACGGCAGTAACGCCGGAATTCGGCCTCCTGGTCGAAGGCGCCCAGGCCGCATCGGCCGAAGGCATCGACCGTATCCCGGCCGGGCTCGAAATCCAGTACAACGAGTTCGCCAAGATGGTGATGGAAGAAAGCCAGCGCATGATCATCGAGGATCTCGATCCTGCCGCTGTCGCCGCCACCATGCAGGCCCGCGCCGAAGAACTGCAGAATCAGTAA
- a CDS encoding mandelate racemase/muconate lactonizing enzyme family protein, with the protein MNDRVKSVTPYILTIPRDTPYLGALRPGETVNAQGYFVRKGNQTVYPTVDRSILVRIETENGVVGWGETYGIVAPGAVLAIINELLALFVVGRDPMEVTAIHDDLYGLMRVRGYTGGFYLDALAGIDTALWDIAGKLVNLPLSTLLGGKRHERIPAYVSGLPQPTRIERADFAAEWRDKGFSAFKFASPVADDGVVAEIATLREALGPDIRIACDMHWAHTAEEAVALIRSMEPHGLWFAEAPVKTEDIAGLAHVAANVATTIAAGEEWRTVYDLVHRVERRACGIVQPEMGHIGITEFMRMGAYAQANHLRVIPHATIGAGIFMAASLQASAALAAVTDHEYQHSIFEPNRRLVTGDMDCAAGFYSVPTGAGLGVEPSAEALALLKEQN; encoded by the coding sequence ATGAACGACCGCGTCAAATCGGTTACCCCCTATATTCTGACCATTCCGCGCGACACGCCCTATCTCGGCGCGTTGCGGCCAGGCGAGACGGTCAATGCGCAGGGCTATTTCGTGCGCAAGGGCAACCAGACCGTCTATCCCACCGTCGATCGCAGCATTCTGGTGCGCATCGAGACCGAAAATGGCGTGGTCGGCTGGGGCGAAACCTATGGCATCGTGGCGCCCGGCGCCGTGCTGGCCATCATCAATGAATTGCTGGCCCTGTTCGTGGTCGGGCGCGACCCGATGGAGGTCACTGCCATTCATGACGATCTCTATGGCCTGATGCGCGTGCGCGGCTATACCGGCGGCTTCTATCTCGACGCGCTGGCCGGCATCGACACCGCGCTCTGGGACATTGCCGGCAAGCTGGTGAATCTTCCCCTTTCGACACTGCTCGGCGGCAAGCGGCACGAGCGCATTCCCGCGTACGTCTCGGGCTTGCCGCAGCCGACCCGCATCGAGCGGGCGGATTTCGCCGCCGAATGGCGCGACAAGGGTTTTTCGGCCTTCAAATTCGCCTCGCCGGTCGCCGATGATGGCGTCGTCGCCGAAATCGCCACTTTGCGCGAAGCTCTTGGGCCCGATATCCGCATCGCCTGCGACATGCATTGGGCCCATACCGCCGAAGAGGCGGTGGCGTTGATCCGCTCCATGGAGCCGCATGGCCTGTGGTTTGCCGAAGCCCCGGTCAAGACCGAGGATATTGCCGGCCTCGCCCATGTCGCCGCCAATGTCGCCACCACTATTGCGGCAGGCGAGGAATGGCGCACGGTCTATGACCTGGTGCATCGCGTCGAGCGGCGGGCCTGCGGCATCGTGCAGCCGGAAATGGGCCATATCGGCATTACCGAATTCATGCGCATGGGCGCCTATGCCCAGGCCAATCATCTGCGCGTCATTCCGCACGCAACGATCGGCGCCGGCATTTTCATGGCGGCCAGCCTGCAGGCCAGCGCCGCGCTGGCGGCGGTCACCGACCACGAATACCAGCACTCGATTTTCGAACCCAACCGACGGTTGGTCACCGGCGACATGGATTGTGCCGCCGGCTTCTACAGTGTGCCAACGGGGGCGGGACTCGGTGTCGAGCCCTCCGCGGAGGCACTGGCCTTACTCAAAGAACAGAACTGA
- a CDS encoding amidohydrolase/deacetylase family metallohydrolase, which produces MHYDLIVRNGHLLDVAQGLDRTGSLAFAGGKIAAIDVSEADTATAEVDASGQYVTAGLIDLHTHVYVGGTSLGVDPDELARGSAVTTLVDAGSAGAANIAGFRAHVIERADVRILAYLNISFAGIFGFGGALSVGEGWERRLLGVRECVAAVRDHRDIIVGIKARVGPSSSGDSVIDPLKLALQAAEELDLPVMVHVEMPPPTIDEIADLLRPGDVLTHCCRPYPNAVVSPRSGEVNRSCMAARERGVFFDTGHGRGSFDYAAFGRMQRAGFLPDVISSDVHLFNRKTPAVDLLTTMNKAIALGVDLPDVVTMATTAAATALRRPELGALKVGAAGDASLFTLEETPRELFDSLGALLVAQKSLRPRGTVQAGAWREAVL; this is translated from the coding sequence ATGCATTACGACCTTATCGTCAGAAACGGCCACCTGCTCGATGTCGCGCAGGGCCTCGACCGAACAGGCTCGCTGGCCTTTGCCGGGGGAAAGATCGCCGCGATCGACGTGTCCGAGGCCGATACGGCCACGGCGGAGGTCGATGCCAGCGGGCAATATGTGACTGCAGGGCTGATCGACCTGCACACCCATGTCTATGTCGGCGGCACCTCGCTGGGCGTCGACCCCGATGAGCTGGCGCGCGGCTCGGCCGTGACCACTTTGGTCGATGCGGGCAGTGCCGGCGCGGCCAATATTGCCGGCTTTCGCGCGCATGTGATCGAGCGGGCCGATGTGCGCATCCTCGCCTATCTCAACATTTCCTTTGCCGGCATTTTCGGCTTTGGCGGCGCCCTGTCGGTGGGCGAAGGCTGGGAACGGCGCCTGCTCGGCGTGCGCGAATGCGTGGCCGCCGTGCGCGACCATCGCGACATCATCGTCGGCATCAAGGCCCGCGTCGGCCCCAGCTCCAGCGGCGACAGCGTCATCGATCCGCTGAAGCTCGCCTTGCAGGCCGCCGAGGAACTGGACCTGCCAGTCATGGTGCATGTGGAAATGCCGCCACCCACGATCGATGAAATCGCCGACCTGCTGCGGCCCGGCGACGTGCTGACCCATTGCTGCCGGCCCTACCCCAATGCCGTGGTCTCGCCGCGCAGTGGCGAGGTGAACCGCTCCTGCATGGCGGCGCGCGAGCGTGGCGTGTTCTTCGATACCGGTCATGGCCGCGGCTCGTTCGACTATGCCGCCTTCGGGCGCATGCAGCGCGCCGGCTTCCTGCCCGATGTGATCTCGTCCGACGTCCACCTGTTCAACCGCAAGACCCCCGCCGTGGACCTGCTGACGACCATGAACAAGGCTATCGCCCTGGGCGTCGATTTGCCCGATGTCGTCACCATGGCCACCACCGCCGCCGCAACGGCCTTGCGCCGGCCGGAACTGGGCGCGCTCAAAGTGGGCGCCGCAGGCGATGCCAGCCTCTTCACGCTGGAGGAAACGCCCCGCGAGCTGTTCGACAGTCTCGGCGCCTTGCTGGTGGCGCAGAAATCCCTCCGTCCACGCGGCACGGTGCAGGCAGGGGCGTGGCGCGAGGCCGTTCTTTAG
- a CDS encoding SMP-30/gluconolactonase/LRE family protein: protein MPRPADGPSGLEDRDVPTGAAALAKGLYLLEVIGDFETPPRFKDLQTRTGLSKGTLARMLNTLVLFRLVRHEESDATYRLGHRLFELAHRVWENFDLRGAAAPVLDRLAEDMSETVAICSIDGEEILYIDHRSRGGAFGFRIEVGRRAPLHCTAGGKVLLAFAAPHEQRALLDRLQLTRYSDRTITDRDALVAELALTRARGYAVSISEHVPGVSSAAAPIFDHTGKAIAAISVHGPSERMPTDTVHIWGRDLMAAGRQVSGNVGAAPMNINSYVRTDLVADPGVQCVLPWGAHLAEGPLWVPEEKRLYWVDILAPSVHRFDPATGDNREVVMPGLVSALLPRQGKGFVALAQNGVSAFDFETGAMSPLVNPEADIADNRFNDGRCDRRGRLWAGTMPLDATKPAGSLYVVNPDLTWRRADTGFSVANGLDWSPDDRTFYFVDSAPGRIYAYDFDIDDGAISNRRIFAEVPAASGRPDGLAVDSEGFVWCAIWDGWCVRRYAPDGSIDREIRVPVPRPTSVAFGGDDLRTLYITTARVRLPSRVLAEAPFSGGLFGITVPVAGLPATKFPG, encoded by the coding sequence ATGCCAAGACCTGCAGATGGTCCATCCGGGCTGGAAGACCGCGACGTCCCCACCGGCGCCGCGGCGCTGGCCAAGGGCCTGTACCTGCTCGAAGTGATCGGCGATTTCGAGACGCCGCCCCGCTTCAAGGATCTGCAGACGCGCACCGGCCTGTCCAAGGGCACCCTGGCGCGCATGCTCAATACGCTCGTGCTGTTCCGCCTGGTGCGGCACGAGGAAAGCGACGCCACCTATCGGCTCGGCCATCGCCTGTTCGAACTCGCCCATCGCGTCTGGGAGAATTTCGACCTGCGCGGCGCCGCGGCGCCGGTGCTGGACCGGCTGGCCGAGGACATGTCGGAAACCGTCGCCATCTGCTCCATCGATGGCGAGGAAATCCTCTATATCGACCATCGCAGCCGCGGCGGCGCCTTCGGCTTCCGCATCGAGGTCGGCCGTCGCGCGCCATTGCATTGCACGGCCGGCGGCAAGGTCCTGCTCGCCTTCGCCGCTCCGCATGAGCAGCGCGCTCTGCTCGACCGGCTGCAGCTCACCCGCTATTCGGATCGCACCATTACCGACCGCGATGCGCTGGTTGCCGAACTGGCGCTGACCCGCGCCCGCGGCTATGCCGTGTCGATTTCCGAACATGTGCCCGGCGTGTCCTCGGCCGCCGCGCCGATCTTCGATCATACCGGCAAGGCCATCGCCGCCATCAGCGTTCACGGCCCCAGCGAGCGCATGCCGACCGACACCGTCCATATCTGGGGGCGCGACCTCATGGCCGCCGGGCGGCAGGTTTCCGGCAATGTCGGCGCCGCCCCGATGAACATCAATTCCTATGTGCGCACCGATCTGGTCGCCGATCCCGGCGTGCAATGCGTGCTGCCCTGGGGCGCCCATCTGGCCGAAGGCCCGCTCTGGGTGCCCGAGGAAAAGCGCCTCTACTGGGTCGATATCCTCGCCCCCTCCGTCCACCGTTTCGATCCCGCGACCGGCGACAATCGCGAAGTGGTCATGCCGGGCCTGGTCAGCGCGCTGCTGCCGCGCCAGGGCAAGGGCTTTGTCGCGCTGGCGCAGAACGGGGTTTCCGCCTTCGATTTCGAGACCGGCGCGATGTCGCCGCTGGTCAATCCGGAAGCCGATATTGCCGACAACCGCTTCAATGACGGCCGCTGCGACCGGCGCGGCCGGCTCTGGGCCGGCACCATGCCGCTCGACGCCACCAAGCCCGCCGGCTCGCTCTATGTGGTCAATCCCGACCTCACCTGGCGCCGCGCCGATACCGGCTTTTCGGTAGCCAACGGGCTCGACTGGAGTCCCGACGACCGCACTTTCTATTTCGTCGATTCCGCGCCCGGCCGTATCTACGCCTATGATTTCGACATCGATGACGGCGCCATTTCAAATCGCCGGATTTTCGCCGAAGTCCCGGCCGCCAGCGGGCGCCCTGATGGCCTGGCCGTCGATAGCGAAGGCTTTGTCTGGTGCGCCATCTGGGATGGGTGGTGCGTCCGCCGCTATGCCCCCGATGGCAGCATAGACCGCGAAATCCGCGTCCCGGTGCCCCGTCCCACCAGCGTCGCCTTTGGCGGCGATGACCTGAGGACGCTCTATATCACCACGGCCCGCGTGCGCCTGCCATCCCGCGTTCTGGCCGAGGCGCCGTTTTCCGGCGGCCTCTTCGGTATCACCGTGCCCGTTGCCGGCCTGCCGGCCACCAAGTTTCCGGGCTAG
- a CDS encoding dihydrodipicolinate synthase family protein — protein MLQGILPVLPTPYGDDGAVDPAAMRALVEFAIGAGVQGMVFPGFASEVEALTDDERISLMRVVVEANAGRVQLIAGASASTVEAVVRFGREALDLGIRYLMIQAPKEAGTQAGEVATFFRAIADQLPGAEIVLQNAPLPRGSDLDPQTLLAVVSGVPAITYVKGETLPSGPAISVLQANPPPHLAGIIGGGGARYLIDEYERGACGTMPALELADLHVQLDRAWRSGDKVGARTLYSRSLPLLLLQAVYRMHLTKHVLTQRGVIDTTAVRAKGPSPDAMAIRDIDSWLAEVADIFTLAPIAQRVGEPA, from the coding sequence TTGTTGCAAGGCATTCTGCCCGTCCTGCCCACGCCCTATGGGGATGATGGCGCTGTCGATCCCGCCGCGATGCGGGCATTGGTGGAATTCGCCATCGGCGCCGGGGTGCAGGGCATGGTGTTCCCCGGCTTTGCCAGCGAGGTGGAGGCGCTTACCGACGACGAGCGCATCAGCCTGATGCGCGTGGTGGTCGAGGCCAATGCCGGGCGGGTGCAGTTGATTGCCGGCGCCAGCGCATCGACGGTCGAGGCCGTGGTGCGCTTTGGCCGCGAAGCGCTCGACCTGGGCATTCGCTACCTGATGATCCAGGCGCCCAAGGAAGCCGGGACGCAGGCGGGCGAGGTCGCGACCTTCTTCCGCGCCATTGCCGACCAGTTGCCGGGCGCGGAAATCGTGCTGCAGAATGCCCCGCTCCCGCGCGGCTCCGATCTCGATCCGCAGACCCTGCTCGCCGTGGTGAGCGGCGTCCCCGCCATTACCTATGTGAAGGGCGAGACGCTGCCTTCCGGTCCGGCCATCTCGGTGCTGCAGGCCAATCCGCCGCCGCATCTGGCCGGCATTATCGGTGGGGGCGGGGCGCGCTATCTCATCGACGAATATGAGCGCGGCGCCTGCGGCACCATGCCGGCGCTCGAACTGGCCGATCTGCATGTGCAGCTCGACCGCGCCTGGCGCAGTGGCGACAAGGTCGGCGCCCGCACGCTCTATTCGCGCTCGCTGCCGCTGTTGCTGCTGCAGGCGGTCTATCGCATGCATCTCACCAAGCATGTGCTGACGCAGCGCGGCGTGATCGACACCACGGCCGTGCGCGCCAAGGGCCCCAGCCCCGATGCCATGGCAATCCGCGACATCGATAGCTGGCTGGCCGAAGTCGCCGATATCTTTACTCTGGCGCCGATTGCCCAGCGCGTTGGAGAGCCTGCATGA
- a CDS encoding carbohydrate ABC transporter permease, which translates to MTRRRLNIVLIYVGVVLTCAILLFPIYWLVVTALSKPIDLRVLPPNFWPEVPQWQVFAKVLDDRPLLLWLGNSTLAAAGAVTLSMSVSIFAGYSLSRFRVRGGQSLGLFILTAKMLPATLLVIPLFGIFRSVGLVGSLWSVILAQATLIVPFTTWMLKGYFDTIPRELEQAAMVDGCSPLGALFRVILPVATPGLAATCLYGFVLSWSEYAYARTFLTSAQGNWTANLGLTTMKGEYVSDWNEISAAAIMVAIPVLLIYLFLERYLVSGLTAGAEK; encoded by the coding sequence ATGACCAGACGCCGCCTCAATATCGTGCTGATTTATGTGGGTGTGGTGCTGACCTGCGCCATCCTGCTGTTCCCCATCTACTGGCTGGTGGTTACGGCCCTGTCCAAACCCATCGACCTGCGCGTGCTGCCGCCTAATTTCTGGCCCGAAGTGCCGCAATGGCAGGTCTTCGCCAAGGTGCTGGATGACAGGCCGCTGCTGCTCTGGCTGGGCAATTCCACCCTGGCCGCGGCGGGCGCCGTGACGCTCTCCATGTCGGTCTCGATCTTTGCCGGCTATAGCCTCTCGCGTTTCCGCGTGCGCGGCGGGCAGTCGCTGGGCCTCTTCATCCTCACCGCCAAGATGCTGCCGGCCACTTTGCTGGTCATCCCGCTGTTCGGCATTTTCCGCTCGGTCGGGCTGGTCGGTTCGCTCTGGTCGGTCATCCTGGCCCAGGCCACATTGATTGTGCCTTTCACCACCTGGATGCTGAAGGGCTATTTCGACACCATTCCGCGCGAGCTGGAACAGGCGGCCATGGTCGATGGCTGTTCGCCATTGGGGGCTTTGTTCCGCGTCATCCTGCCGGTGGCGACACCGGGCCTGGCCGCGACCTGCCTTTATGGCTTCGTACTGTCCTGGTCGGAATATGCCTATGCGCGCACCTTCCTGACCAGCGCCCAGGGCAATTGGACCGCCAATCTGGGGCTCACCACCATGAAGGGCGAATATGTCTCGGACTGGAACGAGATTTCCGCGGCCGCTATCATGGTCGCGATCCCGGTCCTCCTCATCTACCTTTTCCTCGAACGCTACCTGGTCAGCGGACTGACTGCCGGGGCGGAGAAATAA
- a CDS encoding 2-dehydro-3-deoxygalactonokinase codes for MRVVIDWSATRLEAALVDGADAVVDRIGTDDGLKHAAGRHEAVLDAVLAPWRQAHGALHILAAGMVGGRSGWMEMGYVAAPAGLADIARAVRHVALANGDRLTLIPGLCDPAATPFPDVMRGEEAQLVGHGLDRDAVVVMPGNNGKWARIGGGRIVGFRTFITGELVLLLLKHSGLAGIATQPEGRDWRAFARGLECAAGTDRHGLLTRLFTARTGWLAGQVAPAEIGDYLRGLLIGWEFIEARNAGWWQPGGTVDIVGDDDRVEDYRRAAERLGLIARVAADDTALRGALAIGAESSILA; via the coding sequence ATGCGGGTGGTCATCGACTGGAGTGCGACGAGGCTGGAGGCGGCATTGGTTGATGGCGCCGATGCCGTCGTGGATCGCATCGGCACGGATGATGGCCTCAAGCATGCTGCGGGACGGCATGAGGCCGTGCTCGACGCGGTGCTCGCGCCGTGGCGCCAGGCGCATGGGGCGCTGCATATTCTCGCCGCCGGCATGGTGGGTGGGCGTTCGGGCTGGATGGAGATGGGCTATGTGGCCGCGCCCGCTGGCCTGGCCGATATTGCCCGTGCCGTGCGCCATGTGGCGCTGGCCAATGGCGACCGGCTGACCCTCATTCCCGGCCTGTGCGACCCGGCCGCCACGCCCTTTCCCGACGTGATGCGCGGCGAGGAAGCGCAACTTGTCGGCCATGGACTCGATCGCGACGCCGTCGTGGTCATGCCGGGCAATAATGGCAAATGGGCCCGCATCGGCGGCGGCAGGATCGTGGGCTTTCGCACCTTCATCACCGGCGAACTGGTTTTGCTGCTGCTCAAGCATTCGGGCCTGGCCGGCATTGCCACCCAACCCGAGGGGCGTGACTGGCGGGCCTTTGCACGCGGTCTCGAATGCGCTGCCGGCACCGATCGCCATGGCCTGCTGACGCGGCTTTTCACCGCGCGGACCGGCTGGCTGGCGGGCCAGGTGGCGCCGGCCGAAATCGGCGATTACCTGCGTGGATTGCTGATCGGCTGGGAATTCATCGAGGCGCGCAATGCCGGCTGGTGGCAACCCGGCGGTACGGTCGATATCGTGGGCGACGACGATCGCGTGGAAGACTATCGCCGCGCCGCCGAGAGACTGGGGCTGATCGCGCGCGTGGCGGCTGACGATACGGCTCTGCGCGGCGCACTGGCTATCGGCGCCGAATCGAGCATTCTTGCCTAG